A stretch of the Actinotalea sp. JY-7876 genome encodes the following:
- the pgi gene encoding glucose-6-phosphate isomerase: protein MTTAPIDPTTTSAWAGLLAHRDATTPDLRAWFDADPERASRLSFGVGDLHVDLSKNLVTDETLALLVRLAEEVGLRGRLEAMLSGEHINVTEDRAVLHTALRRPPGAEPRLVVDGQDVDADVQRELDKVFAFADRVRSGQWTGVTGERIRTVVNIGIGGSDLGPVMAYEALRPYVAEGIELRFVSNIDPTDVAETLAGLDPTTTLFIVASKTFGTLETLTNARLARAWLWRELVAAGAIDDTEEARTGAVAQHFVAVSTALEKVAAFGIDPANAFGFWDWVGGRYSVDSAIGTSLAVAIGPDAFRDFLAGFHAVDEHLRTQPFERNVPVLMGLLNVWYVNFLDAHTHAVLPYAQYLHRFPAYLQQLTMESNGKSVRWDGSPVTTDTGEVFWGEPGTNGQHAFYQLIHQGTRLVPADFIAVATPAHPLRDAAAGDVDVHELFLANFFAQTKALAFGKTADEVRAEGTAEEIVPARVFSGNRPTTSIMAPALTPSVLGQLIALYEHITFVQGVVWGIDSFDQWGVELGKVLANQIAPAVGGDAAALAAQDPSTRALIEYYQEHRRR from the coding sequence GTGACCACGGCACCGATCGACCCGACGACGACGAGCGCGTGGGCGGGGCTGCTCGCGCACCGCGACGCGACGACGCCCGACCTGCGCGCCTGGTTCGACGCCGACCCGGAGCGGGCGTCGCGCCTGTCGTTCGGCGTGGGCGACCTGCACGTGGACCTGTCCAAGAACCTCGTCACGGACGAGACCCTCGCCCTGCTCGTGCGGCTCGCCGAGGAGGTCGGGCTGCGCGGCCGGCTCGAGGCGATGCTCTCGGGCGAGCACATCAACGTGACCGAGGACCGCGCCGTGCTGCACACCGCGCTGCGTCGCCCGCCGGGCGCCGAGCCGCGCCTCGTGGTCGACGGGCAGGACGTCGACGCCGACGTGCAGCGCGAGCTCGACAAGGTCTTCGCCTTCGCCGACCGCGTGCGGTCCGGGCAGTGGACCGGCGTGACGGGCGAGCGCATCCGCACGGTCGTCAACATCGGCATCGGCGGCTCGGACCTCGGCCCGGTCATGGCCTACGAGGCGCTGCGCCCCTACGTCGCCGAGGGCATCGAGCTGCGGTTCGTCTCGAACATCGACCCCACCGACGTCGCGGAGACGCTCGCGGGCCTGGACCCCACGACGACGCTGTTCATCGTCGCCTCCAAGACGTTCGGCACCTTGGAGACCCTGACCAATGCGCGCCTGGCGCGGGCCTGGCTGTGGCGCGAGCTCGTCGCCGCGGGCGCGATCGACGACACCGAGGAGGCGCGCACGGGTGCCGTCGCGCAGCACTTCGTCGCGGTCTCGACCGCGCTCGAGAAGGTCGCGGCCTTCGGCATCGACCCGGCCAACGCCTTCGGGTTCTGGGACTGGGTGGGCGGCCGCTACTCGGTCGACTCGGCGATCGGCACGTCGCTGGCCGTCGCGATCGGTCCCGACGCCTTCCGCGACTTCCTCGCCGGGTTCCACGCCGTGGACGAGCACCTGCGCACGCAGCCCTTCGAGCGCAACGTCCCGGTCCTCATGGGCCTGCTCAACGTCTGGTACGTGAACTTCCTGGACGCGCACACGCACGCGGTGCTGCCCTACGCCCAGTACCTGCACCGCTTCCCGGCGTACCTGCAGCAGCTCACGATGGAGTCCAACGGCAAGAGCGTGCGGTGGGACGGCTCGCCCGTCACGACGGACACCGGTGAGGTGTTCTGGGGCGAGCCGGGCACCAACGGCCAGCACGCCTTCTACCAGCTGATCCACCAGGGCACGCGCCTGGTCCCGGCGGACTTCATCGCCGTCGCGACGCCCGCGCACCCGCTGCGCGACGCCGCCGCGGGCGACGTCGACGTCCACGAGCTGTTCCTCGCGAACTTCTTCGCCCAGACCAAGGCGCTCGCGTTCGGCAAGACGGCCGACGAGGTCCGCGCGGAGGGCACGGCGGAGGAGATCGTGCCGGCGCGCGTGTTCAGCGGGAACCGGCCCACGACGTCGATCATGGCGCCGGCGCTCACGCCGTCGGTGCTCGGCCAGCTCATCGCGCTCTACGAGCACATCACCTTCGTGCAGGGCGTCGTGTGGGGCATCGACTCGTTCGACCAGTGGGGGGTCGAGCTGGGCAAGGTCCTCGCGAACCAGATCGCGCCGGCGGTCGGTGGGGACGCCGCCGCGCTCGCGGCGCAGGACCCCTCCACCCGTGCGCTCATCGAGTACTACCAGGAGCACCGCCGGCGCTGA
- a CDS encoding penicillin-binding transpeptidase domain-containing protein → MGRGSRVEQGRADHGRGRSRGTGRAERWRAWPAALAATVTVVAGLAACTPADPTPDAAVEALAHALASGDLGDVPFADGAGEEAAAQLASATQGMAPVRPVVEVGTIAVDEEAGTATAVLEHTWSLDEGVTAAAEADPDEDAEGAAEDAEGTADGEDAATGGAPAAGVEGAAWTYTTTAHLRLVEREWLVEWSPFVVAPDLRETETLAVRRDAPSARANVLGAGGAEVLVEPREVLRLGFDKTRLDAAEHAAAAEAMGAFLGLDPAEFAARVAAAGEKAFVEGLVVRTGSSPVSIDEFGLLAGANSVPDELPLAPSRRFAREVLGTAGPATAEVIEASDGAIVAGDTVGLSGLQRQYDAQLRGLPGLSVVATASDNGQERVLFQREPVPGEPLVTTISTPFQEAADGVLADVAAPSALVAIRPSTGAVLAVANGPGNGGLSRATLGTYAPGSVFKVVTALTLLRAGITPDTSVECSDGIDVEGRRFDNVPGYPSSALGPVSLRTAFAHSCNSAFIGLRDRAPADALAAAAASLGLGGARDLGFPAFLGSVPTDATGTDHAASLIGQGRIQTSPLAMATVAASVAAGRTVTPWLVGAEPPAAAADASPLTPQEAAALQALMRAVVTDGGGAALEDVPGADVLAKTGTAQFQADDGLRNHAWMLGIQGDLAVAVFVEDGESGASTAGPLLEDFLRVAPD, encoded by the coding sequence GTGGGACGGGGCAGTCGGGTGGAGCAGGGCCGGGCGGACCACGGTCGGGGGCGGTCCCGTGGCACGGGTCGCGCGGAGCGATGGCGTGCGTGGCCGGCCGCGCTGGCCGCGACCGTGACGGTCGTCGCCGGCCTGGCCGCGTGCACGCCGGCGGACCCCACACCCGATGCCGCGGTGGAGGCGCTGGCGCACGCCCTCGCCTCCGGCGACCTCGGCGACGTGCCCTTCGCCGACGGCGCCGGCGAGGAGGCGGCGGCACAGCTCGCGTCGGCGACGCAGGGCATGGCGCCGGTGCGGCCGGTCGTCGAGGTGGGCACGATCGCCGTCGACGAGGAGGCGGGCACGGCGACCGCGGTCCTCGAGCACACGTGGTCCCTCGACGAGGGGGTCACCGCCGCCGCCGAGGCGGACCCGGACGAGGACGCGGAGGGCGCTGCCGAGGACGCGGAGGGCACTGCCGACGGCGAGGACGCCGCGACGGGCGGCGCACCGGCCGCCGGCGTCGAGGGGGCGGCGTGGACCTACACCACCACGGCCCACCTCCGGCTGGTCGAGCGCGAGTGGCTCGTCGAGTGGTCCCCGTTCGTGGTGGCGCCCGACCTGCGGGAGACGGAGACGCTCGCGGTGCGACGCGACGCACCGTCGGCGCGGGCGAACGTCCTCGGCGCGGGCGGCGCGGAGGTCCTCGTCGAGCCGCGGGAGGTGCTCCGGCTGGGCTTCGACAAGACCCGGCTCGACGCCGCCGAGCACGCGGCCGCCGCGGAGGCGATGGGCGCCTTCCTCGGCCTCGACCCCGCGGAGTTCGCCGCGCGGGTCGCGGCGGCCGGCGAGAAGGCCTTCGTCGAGGGCCTCGTCGTCCGCACCGGCTCCTCCCCCGTGTCGATCGACGAGTTCGGGCTCCTCGCCGGCGCCAACAGCGTGCCGGACGAGCTGCCCCTCGCGCCGAGCCGACGGTTCGCGCGCGAGGTCCTCGGCACCGCCGGGCCCGCCACCGCAGAGGTCATCGAGGCCTCGGACGGCGCCATCGTCGCGGGCGACACGGTCGGCCTCTCGGGCCTGCAGCGGCAGTACGACGCGCAGCTGCGCGGCCTGCCGGGCCTGTCGGTGGTGGCGACCGCGTCGGACAACGGCCAGGAGCGCGTGCTCTTCCAGCGGGAGCCGGTGCCCGGCGAGCCGCTCGTCACCACGATCTCGACCCCGTTCCAGGAGGCGGCCGACGGCGTCCTGGCCGACGTCGCGGCGCCCAGCGCCCTCGTGGCGATCCGCCCGTCCACGGGCGCGGTCCTCGCCGTCGCCAACGGTCCGGGCAACGGCGGGCTGTCCCGCGCGACGCTCGGCACCTACGCGCCCGGGTCGGTGTTCAAGGTCGTCACGGCGCTGACCCTGCTGCGCGCCGGGATCACCCCCGACACCTCGGTCGAGTGCAGCGACGGCATCGACGTCGAGGGCCGCCGGTTCGACAACGTCCCCGGGTACCCGTCGTCGGCCCTGGGGCCCGTGAGCCTCCGGACGGCCTTCGCGCACTCCTGCAACTCCGCGTTCATCGGCCTGCGCGACCGCGCGCCCGCCGACGCCCTCGCCGCTGCGGCCGCGTCGCTCGGGCTCGGCGGCGCGCGGGACCTGGGCTTCCCCGCGTTCCTCGGCTCGGTGCCCACCGACGCGACCGGCACGGACCACGCCGCGTCGCTCATCGGCCAGGGCCGCATCCAGACGTCGCCGCTGGCCATGGCGACGGTGGCGGCGTCCGTGGCCGCCGGCCGCACCGTGACGCCGTGGCTCGTCGGCGCCGAGCCGCCCGCGGCGGCCGCCGACGCGTCACCGCTGACGCCGCAGGAGGCGGCGGCGCTCCAGGCCCTGATGCGGGCAGTGGTGACCGACGGCGGCGGCGCGGCCCTGGAGGACGTGCCGGGGGCCGACGTCCTCGCCAAGACGGGCACCGCGCAGTTCCAGGCCGACGACGGCCTGCGCAACCACGCCTGGATGCTGGGGATCCAGGGTGACCTGGCCGTCGCCGTGTTCGTCGAGGACGGCGAGTCGGGCGCCAGCACCGCAGGCCCGCTGCTCGAGGACTTCCTGCGCGTCGCCCCCGACTGA
- a CDS encoding DUF72 domain-containing protein, which translates to MSGDVRIGISGWRYAPWRGVFYPPGLPQRLELTHASSLLSTVELNGSFYSLQRPESYRRWYEATPPDFRFAVKGGRFITHMIKLREPAQPLANFFASGVLALGDKLGPVLWQLPPMLGYDPGRLATFFDLLPRTTSAAAALATGHDERLEGRALTQTDADRPVRHALEVRHPTFVTPDFVDLLRRHDIGLVVADTAGKWPFLLDVTSDLVYVRLHGGEELYVSGYDDASLARWAERIAAWAADGRDVVVYFDNDVKVHAPFDALRLAQLLGVGPGRTQVDLDLGRLALPRPGTPERVAG; encoded by the coding sequence GTGAGCGGGGACGTCCGGATCGGGATCTCGGGGTGGCGGTACGCGCCCTGGCGCGGCGTGTTCTACCCGCCCGGGCTCCCGCAGCGCCTCGAGCTGACGCACGCGTCGAGCCTGCTGAGCACCGTCGAGCTCAACGGGTCCTTCTACTCGCTCCAGCGTCCCGAGAGCTACCGCCGGTGGTACGAGGCGACGCCGCCGGACTTCCGGTTCGCGGTCAAGGGCGGCCGCTTCATCACCCACATGATCAAGCTGCGCGAACCCGCGCAGCCCCTGGCCAACTTCTTCGCGTCGGGGGTGCTGGCGCTCGGCGACAAGCTCGGCCCGGTGCTGTGGCAGCTGCCGCCGATGCTCGGTTACGACCCCGGCCGGCTCGCTACCTTCTTCGACCTGCTCCCCCGGACGACGTCGGCCGCCGCGGCGCTGGCGACAGGTCACGACGAGCGGCTCGAGGGCCGCGCGCTGACGCAGACCGACGCCGACCGGCCCGTGCGGCACGCGCTCGAGGTGCGGCACCCGACGTTCGTGACGCCGGACTTCGTCGACCTGCTGCGCCGGCACGACATCGGCCTCGTGGTCGCGGACACCGCCGGGAAGTGGCCGTTCCTGCTGGACGTCACGAGCGACCTGGTCTACGTCCGCCTGCACGGCGGCGAGGAGCTGTACGTCAGCGGGTACGACGACGCCTCGCTCGCCCGGTGGGCCGAGCGGATCGCCGCGTGGGCCGCGGACGGGCGCGACGTCGTCGTCTACTTCGACAACGACGTCAAGGTGCACGCCCCGTTCGACGCGCTGCGCCTCGCCCAGCTGCTCGGCGTCGGACCAGGCCGCACACAGGTGGACCTGGACCTGGGCCGCCTCGCGCTGCCGCGCCCCGGGACGCCGGAGCGGGTGGCCGGCTGA
- a CDS encoding SDR family NAD(P)-dependent oxidoreductase has product MDFPRFDVQGQVALVTGAARGLGRAIALALAHAGADVAVGLRDPAADGGVVAEIEALGRRALPLPMDVADLTQVRAAVRRAADELGGLDILVNNAGIAPGSMAIDVTEDVFDATVGLNVRGTFFASQEAARVMRERGGGRIVMVGSQAGEVALPGETVYCMTKAAVAHLTRCLAVEWGQYGITVNNVAPTFIRTDGTADALSDPAFEADVVERIAALHRIGEPMDVAGAVLYLVSPAASLVTGHTLLVDGGWTAR; this is encoded by the coding sequence ATGGACTTCCCCCGCTTCGACGTCCAGGGCCAGGTCGCCCTCGTGACGGGCGCCGCCCGCGGTCTGGGCCGCGCGATCGCGCTCGCCCTCGCGCACGCGGGCGCCGACGTCGCCGTCGGCCTGCGCGACCCGGCCGCGGACGGCGGGGTCGTCGCCGAGATCGAGGCGCTCGGCCGACGCGCGCTGCCCCTGCCGATGGACGTCGCGGACCTGACGCAGGTGCGCGCCGCGGTCCGGCGGGCCGCTGACGAGCTCGGCGGCCTCGACATCCTCGTCAACAACGCGGGCATCGCGCCCGGGTCGATGGCGATCGACGTCACCGAGGACGTCTTCGACGCCACCGTGGGGCTCAACGTGCGGGGCACGTTCTTCGCGTCGCAGGAGGCGGCGCGGGTGATGCGTGAGCGCGGCGGCGGTCGCATCGTCATGGTCGGGTCGCAGGCGGGCGAGGTCGCGCTGCCGGGCGAGACGGTCTACTGCATGACCAAGGCCGCCGTCGCCCACCTCACGCGCTGCCTCGCGGTCGAGTGGGGGCAGTACGGGATCACCGTCAACAACGTCGCGCCCACGTTCATCCGCACGGACGGCACGGCGGACGCGCTGTCGGACCCGGCGTTCGAGGCCGACGTCGTCGAGCGCATCGCGGCGCTGCACCGCATCGGCGAGCCGATGGACGTCGCCGGCGCGGTGCTCTACCTGGTCTCGCCCGCGGCGTCCCTCGTGACCGGCCACACGCTGCTCGTGGACGGTGGCTGGACGGCGCGCTGA
- a CDS encoding GNAT family N-acetyltransferase has product MAATHDRTTVRAMAADDWPAVAAVYADGIATGEATFETTVPSWEAWDAAHVGQHRLVATGPLDGRDHVVLGWAACSPTSSRCVYAGVLEISVYVAAAARGRGVGSALLDALVRSTEAAGVWTLTAGVFPENAASLALHARHGFRTVGVNERLGRTAAGVWRDVVRLERRSAVVGV; this is encoded by the coding sequence ATGGCGGCGACGCACGACCGCACGACGGTGCGCGCCATGGCGGCCGACGACTGGCCCGCGGTGGCGGCGGTCTACGCCGACGGCATCGCGACCGGCGAGGCCACCTTCGAGACCACGGTGCCCTCGTGGGAGGCGTGGGACGCCGCGCACGTCGGGCAGCACCGCCTCGTCGCGACGGGTCCCCTCGACGGTCGCGACCACGTCGTGCTCGGGTGGGCCGCGTGCTCACCCACCAGCAGCCGCTGCGTGTACGCGGGCGTGCTCGAGATCAGCGTGTACGTCGCCGCGGCGGCCCGGGGACGCGGCGTCGGCTCCGCGCTGCTCGACGCCCTGGTGCGCTCGACGGAGGCCGCCGGGGTCTGGACGCTCACCGCCGGCGTCTTCCCCGAGAACGCGGCAAGCCTCGCGCTCCACGCCCGGCACGGCTTCCGCACGGTGGGCGTGAACGAGCGCCTCGGGCGCACGGCCGCGGGCGTCTGGCGCGACGTGGTCCGCCTGGAGCGCCGCAGCGCCGTCGTCGGCGTGTGA
- a CDS encoding RNA-binding S4 domain-containing protein has translation MRPPPAPDSTRIDRWSWAVRLFRTRSLAAAACRAGHVRVNGDRAKPATTVRPGDEVRVRVEGTERIVEVRLAVEKRVGAALVPLCLVDRTPPPPARTELAVAPVRDRGAGRPTKRERRDIDRLRGR, from the coding sequence GTGCGGCCGCCGCCGGCGCCGGACAGCACGCGCATCGACCGGTGGTCGTGGGCGGTCCGGCTGTTCCGCACACGCTCCCTCGCCGCCGCCGCGTGCCGCGCGGGCCACGTGCGCGTCAACGGGGACCGGGCCAAGCCCGCGACGACCGTGCGTCCCGGCGACGAGGTGCGGGTGCGCGTCGAGGGCACCGAGCGCATCGTCGAGGTGCGCCTGGCGGTCGAGAAGCGCGTCGGCGCCGCCCTGGTGCCCCTGTGCCTCGTGGACCGCACCCCGCCGCCGCCCGCGCGGACCGAGCTCGCGGTCGCGCCGGTGCGGGACCGCGGCGCCGGGCGGCCCACCAAGCGCGAGCGCCGGGACATCGACCGACTGCGGGGCCGCTGA
- a CDS encoding GntR family transcriptional regulator: MRAGDRVYAALREEIVAGRLRAGAELSEVEQAERWGVSRTPVREALSRLRADGLAVVGRGRTLVVPGISADDVVRLFELREALETQAARLAARRCRPEVFAGLAQRFAATTPPDPSDPEDPTGHDYYALVAELDAAVDEAAESPYLRSALAGLRTHVARVRRLAADNPARLRQAAAEHRLIAEAIAQRDEVLAVHATAVHLRLALTTVLQTLEAAA; the protein is encoded by the coding sequence GTGCGAGCCGGTGACCGGGTGTACGCGGCCCTCCGCGAGGAGATCGTCGCGGGACGGCTGCGCGCGGGCGCCGAGCTCAGCGAGGTCGAGCAGGCCGAGCGCTGGGGCGTCTCGCGCACGCCCGTCCGGGAGGCGCTCTCGCGCCTGCGCGCGGACGGTCTCGCCGTCGTCGGTCGCGGCCGCACCCTGGTCGTGCCCGGGATCAGCGCCGACGACGTCGTGCGGCTCTTCGAGCTGCGCGAGGCGCTGGAGACGCAGGCCGCCCGCCTGGCCGCCCGGCGGTGCCGACCGGAGGTGTTCGCGGGGCTGGCGCAGCGGTTCGCCGCCACGACGCCCCCGGACCCCAGCGACCCCGAGGACCCGACCGGCCACGACTACTACGCGCTGGTCGCCGAGCTCGACGCGGCCGTCGACGAGGCCGCGGAGAGCCCCTACCTGCGCAGCGCGCTCGCGGGCCTGCGCACGCACGTCGCGCGGGTGCGCCGGCTCGCCGCCGACAACCCGGCCCGGCTGCGGCAGGCCGCCGCCGAGCACCGCCTCATCGCCGAGGCCATCGCGCAGCGCGACGAGGTGCTGGCCGTCCACGCCACGGCCGTGCACCTGCGCCTCGCCCTGACCACCGTCCTGCAGACCCTGGAGGCAGCCGCATGA
- a CDS encoding multidrug effflux MFS transporter: MTTPTPTTPAPRAGTDRAAGFVLLVGLLTLLPAVTTDMYLPSLPDVAADLMTTEAAAQFTITGMLIGGAIGQLIVGPFSDRVGRRKPVLIGVSLHVVISLLCVVATTIGQLSTLRVLQGLVSSGATVVAMACIRDRYTGADAAKLMSRLMLVIAVAPLLAPTVGSAIASVWGWRAVFVALALFALVLVVIVAFFLPETLPVERRTAHGMRASLHGYVGLLRDRRFLALAALPGLGMAMIMSYVAGSPFVLQQEYGLSQSQFALVFAIGGTSMVTGSQINAALVHRVGPARLLRTAVPVTVVFSAGLVGVAATHLGGIVGLVVALWLTTAVLGFVMSNASALALSRHGKRAGTAAATIGFLQAGLAGAVSPLVGVLGGDAVAMTGVMLLSIVVAFVILAVGTPAYRRGGWVEMGTERAAGAPVAVAH, encoded by the coding sequence GTGACGACACCGACTCCCACGACGCCCGCCCCGCGGGCGGGCACGGACCGCGCCGCCGGCTTCGTCCTGCTCGTCGGCCTCCTCACGCTGCTGCCTGCGGTGACGACGGACATGTACCTCCCGTCGCTGCCCGACGTCGCCGCCGACCTCATGACGACCGAGGCGGCCGCCCAGTTCACGATCACCGGCATGCTCATCGGCGGCGCGATCGGGCAGCTCATCGTCGGCCCGTTCTCCGACCGCGTCGGGCGCCGCAAGCCCGTGCTCATCGGCGTGAGCCTGCACGTGGTCATCTCGCTGCTCTGCGTCGTGGCGACCACGATCGGCCAGCTGTCGACGCTGCGCGTGCTCCAGGGTCTGGTCAGCTCGGGCGCCACCGTGGTCGCCATGGCATGCATCCGGGACCGCTACACCGGGGCCGACGCCGCCAAGCTCATGTCCCGCCTCATGCTCGTCATCGCCGTGGCACCGCTGCTCGCGCCGACCGTCGGCAGCGCGATCGCCTCGGTATGGGGCTGGCGCGCGGTGTTCGTGGCGCTCGCCCTCTTCGCGCTGGTCCTCGTGGTGATCGTGGCGTTCTTCCTGCCCGAGACGCTGCCGGTCGAGCGGCGCACGGCCCACGGCATGCGCGCCTCGCTGCACGGCTACGTGGGCCTGCTCCGGGACCGCCGCTTCCTCGCCCTCGCCGCGCTCCCCGGGCTCGGCATGGCCATGATCATGAGCTACGTCGCCGGCTCCCCGTTCGTCCTGCAGCAGGAGTACGGCCTGTCGCAGTCGCAGTTCGCGCTGGTCTTCGCCATCGGCGGGACGTCGATGGTCACGGGGTCGCAGATCAACGCCGCGCTCGTGCACCGCGTCGGGCCCGCGCGTCTGCTGCGCACGGCCGTCCCGGTCACGGTCGTGTTCAGCGCCGGGCTCGTCGGCGTCGCCGCCACCCACCTCGGCGGGATCGTCGGCCTCGTGGTCGCCCTGTGGCTCACGACGGCCGTCCTGGGCTTCGTGATGTCGAACGCCTCGGCGCTCGCGCTGTCCCGTCACGGCAAGCGCGCGGGGACCGCCGCTGCGACCATCGGCTTCCTGCAGGCGGGCCTCGCCGGCGCCGTGAGCCCGCTCGTCGGGGTCCTCGGCGGGGACGCCGTCGCGATGACCGGCGTGATGCTCCTCAGCATCGTCGTGGCGTTCGTCATCCTGGCCGTCGGCACGCCCGCGTACCGCCGGGGTGGGTGGGTCGAGATGGGTACCGAGCGCGCCGCCGGTGCGCCGGTCGCCGTCGCCCACTGA
- a CDS encoding pyridoxal phosphate-dependent aminotransferase, whose product MTSLRPGRWHDVARAAGLVGADGVVRPTVFAEMSALAVSTGALNLGQGFPDVDGPAHVARAAADAILAGRNQYPPGAGAPELLDAVAAHQERHYGLRPDPSSEVLVTTGATEALAAAVLALAGPGDEVLTIEPYYDSYAAVIAMAGATHVTVGLREEAGRFRLDLDALGAAFGPRTRLVLLNSPHNPTGTVLERAELEAVARLATEHDVVVLTDEVYEHLTYDGARHVPIATLPGMAGRTLTVSSAGKTLSFTGWKIGWVTGPAPLVAAVRAVKQYLTYVSGAPFQPAIAHALADPDGRTAAYVADLAASLARRRDLLCDGLTAAGFDVVVPRGTYFVVADGSGRWGDDGVETCRRLAHEVGVVGVPVSAFCRAGSATADALRPRVRFTFVKREEVLVDAVRRLGA is encoded by the coding sequence ATGACCTCCCTGCGGCCCGGCCGCTGGCACGACGTCGCCCGCGCGGCCGGGCTCGTCGGGGCCGACGGCGTCGTGCGTCCGACCGTGTTCGCCGAGATGTCGGCGCTCGCCGTGAGCACGGGCGCGCTCAACCTCGGCCAGGGCTTCCCCGACGTCGACGGCCCCGCGCACGTCGCACGGGCCGCGGCCGACGCCATCCTCGCCGGGCGCAACCAGTACCCGCCCGGCGCGGGCGCGCCGGAGCTGCTCGACGCCGTCGCGGCGCACCAGGAGCGGCACTACGGCCTGCGGCCGGACCCGTCGTCCGAGGTGCTCGTGACCACCGGCGCCACGGAGGCGCTCGCGGCCGCGGTGCTCGCGCTCGCCGGCCCGGGCGACGAGGTCCTGACGATCGAGCCCTACTACGACTCCTACGCCGCCGTCATCGCCATGGCCGGCGCCACGCACGTCACGGTCGGCCTGCGCGAGGAGGCGGGGCGGTTCCGCCTGGACCTCGACGCGCTCGGCGCGGCGTTCGGGCCGCGCACGCGCCTGGTGCTGCTCAACTCGCCGCACAACCCGACCGGCACGGTCCTCGAGCGCGCCGAGCTCGAGGCGGTCGCGCGGCTGGCGACGGAGCACGACGTCGTCGTCCTCACCGACGAGGTGTACGAGCACCTCACCTACGACGGCGCCCGCCACGTCCCGATCGCGACGCTGCCGGGCATGGCGGGGCGGACGCTCACCGTCTCCTCGGCGGGCAAGACGCTCTCGTTCACGGGCTGGAAGATCGGCTGGGTGACCGGGCCCGCGCCGCTCGTCGCCGCGGTCCGCGCGGTGAAGCAGTACCTGACCTACGTCTCGGGCGCCCCGTTCCAGCCCGCGATCGCGCACGCGCTCGCGGACCCCGACGGGCGCACCGCCGCGTACGTCGCCGACCTGGCCGCGAGCCTCGCCCGTCGGCGCGACCTGCTCTGCGACGGGCTCACGGCGGCGGGGTTCGACGTCGTCGTGCCACGGGGCACGTACTTCGTCGTCGCGGACGGGTCCGGCCGGTGGGGCGACGACGGCGTGGAGACGTGTCGGCGCCTGGCGCACGAGGTCGGGGTCGTCGGCGTGCCGGTCTCCGCGTTCTGCCGCGCCGGGTCGGCCACCGCCGACGCGCTGCGCCCCCGCGTCCGCTTCACCTTCGTCAAGCGCGAGGAGGTGCTCGTCGACGCCGTCCGGCGGCTGGGCGCGTGA
- a CDS encoding MarR family winged helix-turn-helix transcriptional regulator, with product MAEPHWLSKDELVAWLRLQAVIELLPGALDAQLRRDADLTHYEYLLLAMLSEARDRTLRMSHLASATNATLPRLSHVVTRLERDGFVRREPDPSDKRATLAVLTDAGWDKVVASAPGHVTEVRRLVIDALTPEQVAQLSEISLTLIRVLDPHKRLYHLES from the coding sequence ATGGCAGAGCCGCACTGGCTGAGCAAGGACGAGCTCGTGGCGTGGCTGCGGCTCCAGGCCGTGATCGAGCTGCTGCCCGGCGCGCTGGACGCACAGCTGCGCCGCGACGCGGACCTCACGCACTACGAGTACCTGCTGCTCGCGATGCTGTCGGAGGCCCGGGACCGCACGCTGCGGATGTCCCACCTCGCCTCGGCGACCAACGCGACGCTCCCCCGCCTGTCCCACGTCGTCACGCGGCTCGAACGCGACGGCTTCGTCCGCCGCGAGCCCGACCCGTCCGACAAGCGCGCCACGCTCGCGGTGCTCACCGACGCCGGCTGGGACAAGGTCGTGGCGAGCGCCCCCGGTCACGTCACCGAGGTGCGGCGCCTCGTCATCGACGCGCTCACCCCCGAGCAGGTCGCGCAGCTGTCCGAGATCTCCCTGACGCTCATCCGCGTCCTGGACCCCCACAAGCGCCTGTACCACCTCGAGAGCTGA